The following are from one region of the Canis lupus baileyi chromosome 25, mCanLup2.hap1, whole genome shotgun sequence genome:
- the MFAP5 gene encoding microfibrillar-associated protein 5 isoform X2 yields MLLTGPKVLLYLTVLIIPSEWTPLGVSGQRGDDVTPVTPETFTEDPNLVNEPSTDETASPNDKNTTADCRDEKFACTRLYSVHRPVKQCIHQLCFTSLRRMYIINNEICSRLVCKEHEVMKDELCRQMAGLPPRRLRRSNYFRLPPCESVNLQRPSGL; encoded by the exons ATGTTGCTCACGGGACCCAAGGTGCTGCTGTATCTCACCGTGCTCATCATCCCCTCTG AGTGGACACCACTAGGAGTCAGTGGTCAACGAGGAG aTGATGTGACTCCAGTGACACCAGAAACATTTACAGAGGATCCAA ATCTGGTGAATGAGCCCTCTACAGACGAAACAG CTTCACCCAATGATAAAAATACCACAGCAG ATTGCCGGGATGAAAAATTTGCTTGCACGAGACTCTACTCTGTGCACCGGCCAGTCAAGCAATGCATTCATCAGCTATGTTTCACAAG TTTACGACGTATGTATATCATCAACAATGAGATCTGCTCCCGTCTTGTCTGTAAAGAACACGAAGTTATGAAAG ATGAACTTTGCCGTCAGATGGCTGGTTTACCCCCAAGGCGACTCCGTCGCTCCAACTACTTCCGACTTCCTCCCTGTGAAAGTGTGAATTTGCAGAGACCCAGTGGTCTGTGA
- the MFAP5 gene encoding microfibrillar-associated protein 5 isoform X1 yields the protein MLLTGPKVLLYLTVLIIPSEWTPLGVSGQRGDDVTPVTPETFTEDPNLVNEPSTDETVLADIEPSTDDLASPNDKNTTADCRDEKFACTRLYSVHRPVKQCIHQLCFTSLRRMYIINNEICSRLVCKEHEVMKDELCRQMAGLPPRRLRRSNYFRLPPCESVNLQRPSGL from the exons ATGTTGCTCACGGGACCCAAGGTGCTGCTGTATCTCACCGTGCTCATCATCCCCTCTG AGTGGACACCACTAGGAGTCAGTGGTCAACGAGGAG aTGATGTGACTCCAGTGACACCAGAAACATTTACAGAGGATCCAA ATCTGGTGAATGAGCCCTCTACAGACGAAACAG TTCTGGCCGATATCGAGCCTTCCACAGATGACCTGG CTTCACCCAATGATAAAAATACCACAGCAG ATTGCCGGGATGAAAAATTTGCTTGCACGAGACTCTACTCTGTGCACCGGCCAGTCAAGCAATGCATTCATCAGCTATGTTTCACAAG TTTACGACGTATGTATATCATCAACAATGAGATCTGCTCCCGTCTTGTCTGTAAAGAACACGAAGTTATGAAAG ATGAACTTTGCCGTCAGATGGCTGGTTTACCCCCAAGGCGACTCCGTCGCTCCAACTACTTCCGACTTCCTCCCTGTGAAAGTGTGAATTTGCAGAGACCCAGTGGTCTGTGA
- the MFAP5 gene encoding microfibrillar-associated protein 5 isoform X3: MLLTGPKVLLYLTVLIIPSEWTPLGVSGQRGDDVTPVTPETFTEDPNLVNEPSTDETDCRDEKFACTRLYSVHRPVKQCIHQLCFTSLRRMYIINNEICSRLVCKEHEVMKDELCRQMAGLPPRRLRRSNYFRLPPCESVNLQRPSGL; the protein is encoded by the exons ATGTTGCTCACGGGACCCAAGGTGCTGCTGTATCTCACCGTGCTCATCATCCCCTCTG AGTGGACACCACTAGGAGTCAGTGGTCAACGAGGAG aTGATGTGACTCCAGTGACACCAGAAACATTTACAGAGGATCCAA ATCTGGTGAATGAGCCCTCTACAGACGAAACAG ATTGCCGGGATGAAAAATTTGCTTGCACGAGACTCTACTCTGTGCACCGGCCAGTCAAGCAATGCATTCATCAGCTATGTTTCACAAG TTTACGACGTATGTATATCATCAACAATGAGATCTGCTCCCGTCTTGTCTGTAAAGAACACGAAGTTATGAAAG ATGAACTTTGCCGTCAGATGGCTGGTTTACCCCCAAGGCGACTCCGTCGCTCCAACTACTTCCGACTTCCTCCCTGTGAAAGTGTGAATTTGCAGAGACCCAGTGGTCTGTGA